One genomic segment of Erythrolamprus reginae isolate rEryReg1 chromosome 2, rEryReg1.hap1, whole genome shotgun sequence includes these proteins:
- the DNASE2 gene encoding deoxyribonuclease-2-alpha isoform X2, with protein MLVYPLQGFCRILMLLILSLALSYNVVYGSISCYDDSGKPVDWFIVYKLPKSHHHSPVEGMRYMYQDGRTQGWVQGRSLMNSTEGAVGRTLNQLYLEAANRQREEETAYVLYNDEPPKENFYGSKGHTKGVILLDRTQGFWLVHSTPRFPPRLDEKEYAWPHTALTYGQSFLCVTYPYSQFKAIGNQLLFTEPHVYDYQVQGDFAQDLPALLNASEGEHVQKEPWNSQVTLTSKGGKEFVSFAKFRFFDDDLYSGWLAQALATDLYVEFWLKSPRILASNCSGKYRVYNVEKLAFQKPSTTFFSTSDHSKWCVGIESDPGWACVGDMNRNCAEEHRGGGTICCRDATIWKSFHSLVQNYTDCDTTGYGP; from the exons ATGCTTGTCTATCCTTTGCAGGGATTCTGCAGAATCCTGATGCTGCTCATTCTGTCTTTGGCTCTGTCATACAATGTTGTGTATGGGAGCATTTCCTGCTATGATGACTCTGGGAAGCCTGTGGACTG GTTTATTGTTTACAAGCTGCCAAAGTCCCATCACCACTCCCCAGTAGAAGGCATGCGGTACATGTATCAAGATGGACGTACCCAGGGCTGGGTGCAAGGCAGGAGCTTGATGAACAGTACTGAGGGAGCTGTGGGCAGAACACTGAATCAGCTGTACCTGGAGGCAGCCAACAGGCAG AGGGAGGAAGAGACGGCCTATGTCCTGTACAACGATGAGCCTCCAAAGGAGAATTTCTACGGTTCTAAGGGTCATACAAAAG GGGTCATCCTCCTGGACAGAACTCAAGGATTCTGGCTTGTTCACAGCACACCTCGGTTCCCTCCCAGACTGGATGAGAAGGAGTATGCATGGCCCCACACTGCCCTGACTTATGGACAGAGCTTTCTGTGTGTCACCTACCCCTATAGCCAGTTCAAAGCCATAG GGAATCAGCTGCTCTTCACAGAGCCCCATGTCTATGATTACCAGGTTCAAGGGGACTTTGCCCAGGATTTGCCTGCCTTGTTGAATGCTTCTGAGGGAGAACATGTTCAGAAGGAACCATGGAACTCCCAGGTGACTCTGACCTCAAAAGGGGGCAAGGAAtttgtcagctttgcaaaattcCGTTTCTTTGATGATG ATCTGTATTCTGGCTGGTTGGCCCAGGCTCTTGCTACTGATCTCTATGTTGAGTTCTGGCTCAAGTCTCCAAGAATTTTGGCATCCAACTGCTCTGGGAAGTACAGAGTCTACAATGTGGAGAAACTGGCATTCCAGAAGCCATCTACCACCTTCTTTTCCACATCGGACCATTCCAAGTGGTGTGTTGGAATAGAGAGTGATCCGGGGTGGGCCTGTGTTGGAGACATGAACCGTAATTGTGCAGAGGAACACCGTGGGGGTGGTACCATCTGTTGCCGTGATGCCACAATTTGGAAAAGCTTTCACTCCTTGGTACAGAACTATACCGATTGTGATACAACAGGATATGGACCCTAA
- the DNASE2 gene encoding deoxyribonuclease-2-alpha isoform X3, which translates to MRQPEGFCRILMLLILSLALSYNVVYGSISCYDDSGKPVDWFIVYKLPKSHHHSPVEGMRYMYQDGRTQGWVQGRSLMNSTEGAVGRTLNQLYLEAANRQREEETAYVLYNDEPPKENFYGSKGHTKGVILLDRTQGFWLVHSTPRFPPRLDEKEYAWPHTALTYGQSFLCVTYPYSQFKAIGNQLLFTEPHVYDYQVQGDFAQDLPALLNASEGEHVQKEPWNSQVTLTSKGGKEFVSFAKFRFFDDDLYSGWLAQALATDLYVEFWLKSPRILASNCSGKYRVYNVEKLAFQKPSTTFFSTSDHSKWCVGIESDPGWACVGDMNRNCAEEHRGGGTICCRDATIWKSFHSLVQNYTDCDTTGYGP; encoded by the exons ATGCgtcagccagag GGATTCTGCAGAATCCTGATGCTGCTCATTCTGTCTTTGGCTCTGTCATACAATGTTGTGTATGGGAGCATTTCCTGCTATGATGACTCTGGGAAGCCTGTGGACTG GTTTATTGTTTACAAGCTGCCAAAGTCCCATCACCACTCCCCAGTAGAAGGCATGCGGTACATGTATCAAGATGGACGTACCCAGGGCTGGGTGCAAGGCAGGAGCTTGATGAACAGTACTGAGGGAGCTGTGGGCAGAACACTGAATCAGCTGTACCTGGAGGCAGCCAACAGGCAG AGGGAGGAAGAGACGGCCTATGTCCTGTACAACGATGAGCCTCCAAAGGAGAATTTCTACGGTTCTAAGGGTCATACAAAAG GGGTCATCCTCCTGGACAGAACTCAAGGATTCTGGCTTGTTCACAGCACACCTCGGTTCCCTCCCAGACTGGATGAGAAGGAGTATGCATGGCCCCACACTGCCCTGACTTATGGACAGAGCTTTCTGTGTGTCACCTACCCCTATAGCCAGTTCAAAGCCATAG GGAATCAGCTGCTCTTCACAGAGCCCCATGTCTATGATTACCAGGTTCAAGGGGACTTTGCCCAGGATTTGCCTGCCTTGTTGAATGCTTCTGAGGGAGAACATGTTCAGAAGGAACCATGGAACTCCCAGGTGACTCTGACCTCAAAAGGGGGCAAGGAAtttgtcagctttgcaaaattcCGTTTCTTTGATGATG ATCTGTATTCTGGCTGGTTGGCCCAGGCTCTTGCTACTGATCTCTATGTTGAGTTCTGGCTCAAGTCTCCAAGAATTTTGGCATCCAACTGCTCTGGGAAGTACAGAGTCTACAATGTGGAGAAACTGGCATTCCAGAAGCCATCTACCACCTTCTTTTCCACATCGGACCATTCCAAGTGGTGTGTTGGAATAGAGAGTGATCCGGGGTGGGCCTGTGTTGGAGACATGAACCGTAATTGTGCAGAGGAACACCGTGGGGGTGGTACCATCTGTTGCCGTGATGCCACAATTTGGAAAAGCTTTCACTCCTTGGTACAGAACTATACCGATTGTGATACAACAGGATATGGACCCTAA
- the DNASE2 gene encoding deoxyribonuclease-2-alpha isoform X4, producing MLLILSLALSYNVVYGSISCYDDSGKPVDWFIVYKLPKSHHHSPVEGMRYMYQDGRTQGWVQGRSLMNSTEGAVGRTLNQLYLEAANRQREEETAYVLYNDEPPKENFYGSKGHTKGVILLDRTQGFWLVHSTPRFPPRLDEKEYAWPHTALTYGQSFLCVTYPYSQFKAIGNQLLFTEPHVYDYQVQGDFAQDLPALLNASEGEHVQKEPWNSQVTLTSKGGKEFVSFAKFRFFDDDLYSGWLAQALATDLYVEFWLKSPRILASNCSGKYRVYNVEKLAFQKPSTTFFSTSDHSKWCVGIESDPGWACVGDMNRNCAEEHRGGGTICCRDATIWKSFHSLVQNYTDCDTTGYGP from the exons ATGCTGCTCATTCTGTCTTTGGCTCTGTCATACAATGTTGTGTATGGGAGCATTTCCTGCTATGATGACTCTGGGAAGCCTGTGGACTG GTTTATTGTTTACAAGCTGCCAAAGTCCCATCACCACTCCCCAGTAGAAGGCATGCGGTACATGTATCAAGATGGACGTACCCAGGGCTGGGTGCAAGGCAGGAGCTTGATGAACAGTACTGAGGGAGCTGTGGGCAGAACACTGAATCAGCTGTACCTGGAGGCAGCCAACAGGCAG AGGGAGGAAGAGACGGCCTATGTCCTGTACAACGATGAGCCTCCAAAGGAGAATTTCTACGGTTCTAAGGGTCATACAAAAG GGGTCATCCTCCTGGACAGAACTCAAGGATTCTGGCTTGTTCACAGCACACCTCGGTTCCCTCCCAGACTGGATGAGAAGGAGTATGCATGGCCCCACACTGCCCTGACTTATGGACAGAGCTTTCTGTGTGTCACCTACCCCTATAGCCAGTTCAAAGCCATAG GGAATCAGCTGCTCTTCACAGAGCCCCATGTCTATGATTACCAGGTTCAAGGGGACTTTGCCCAGGATTTGCCTGCCTTGTTGAATGCTTCTGAGGGAGAACATGTTCAGAAGGAACCATGGAACTCCCAGGTGACTCTGACCTCAAAAGGGGGCAAGGAAtttgtcagctttgcaaaattcCGTTTCTTTGATGATG ATCTGTATTCTGGCTGGTTGGCCCAGGCTCTTGCTACTGATCTCTATGTTGAGTTCTGGCTCAAGTCTCCAAGAATTTTGGCATCCAACTGCTCTGGGAAGTACAGAGTCTACAATGTGGAGAAACTGGCATTCCAGAAGCCATCTACCACCTTCTTTTCCACATCGGACCATTCCAAGTGGTGTGTTGGAATAGAGAGTGATCCGGGGTGGGCCTGTGTTGGAGACATGAACCGTAATTGTGCAGAGGAACACCGTGGGGGTGGTACCATCTGTTGCCGTGATGCCACAATTTGGAAAAGCTTTCACTCCTTGGTACAGAACTATACCGATTGTGATACAACAGGATATGGACCCTAA
- the DNASE2 gene encoding deoxyribonuclease-2-alpha isoform X1, giving the protein MHGVINLFWGFCRILMLLILSLALSYNVVYGSISCYDDSGKPVDWFIVYKLPKSHHHSPVEGMRYMYQDGRTQGWVQGRSLMNSTEGAVGRTLNQLYLEAANRQREEETAYVLYNDEPPKENFYGSKGHTKGVILLDRTQGFWLVHSTPRFPPRLDEKEYAWPHTALTYGQSFLCVTYPYSQFKAIGNQLLFTEPHVYDYQVQGDFAQDLPALLNASEGEHVQKEPWNSQVTLTSKGGKEFVSFAKFRFFDDDLYSGWLAQALATDLYVEFWLKSPRILASNCSGKYRVYNVEKLAFQKPSTTFFSTSDHSKWCVGIESDPGWACVGDMNRNCAEEHRGGGTICCRDATIWKSFHSLVQNYTDCDTTGYGP; this is encoded by the exons ATGCACGGAGTTATAAATCTCTTTTGG GGATTCTGCAGAATCCTGATGCTGCTCATTCTGTCTTTGGCTCTGTCATACAATGTTGTGTATGGGAGCATTTCCTGCTATGATGACTCTGGGAAGCCTGTGGACTG GTTTATTGTTTACAAGCTGCCAAAGTCCCATCACCACTCCCCAGTAGAAGGCATGCGGTACATGTATCAAGATGGACGTACCCAGGGCTGGGTGCAAGGCAGGAGCTTGATGAACAGTACTGAGGGAGCTGTGGGCAGAACACTGAATCAGCTGTACCTGGAGGCAGCCAACAGGCAG AGGGAGGAAGAGACGGCCTATGTCCTGTACAACGATGAGCCTCCAAAGGAGAATTTCTACGGTTCTAAGGGTCATACAAAAG GGGTCATCCTCCTGGACAGAACTCAAGGATTCTGGCTTGTTCACAGCACACCTCGGTTCCCTCCCAGACTGGATGAGAAGGAGTATGCATGGCCCCACACTGCCCTGACTTATGGACAGAGCTTTCTGTGTGTCACCTACCCCTATAGCCAGTTCAAAGCCATAG GGAATCAGCTGCTCTTCACAGAGCCCCATGTCTATGATTACCAGGTTCAAGGGGACTTTGCCCAGGATTTGCCTGCCTTGTTGAATGCTTCTGAGGGAGAACATGTTCAGAAGGAACCATGGAACTCCCAGGTGACTCTGACCTCAAAAGGGGGCAAGGAAtttgtcagctttgcaaaattcCGTTTCTTTGATGATG ATCTGTATTCTGGCTGGTTGGCCCAGGCTCTTGCTACTGATCTCTATGTTGAGTTCTGGCTCAAGTCTCCAAGAATTTTGGCATCCAACTGCTCTGGGAAGTACAGAGTCTACAATGTGGAGAAACTGGCATTCCAGAAGCCATCTACCACCTTCTTTTCCACATCGGACCATTCCAAGTGGTGTGTTGGAATAGAGAGTGATCCGGGGTGGGCCTGTGTTGGAGACATGAACCGTAATTGTGCAGAGGAACACCGTGGGGGTGGTACCATCTGTTGCCGTGATGCCACAATTTGGAAAAGCTTTCACTCCTTGGTACAGAACTATACCGATTGTGATACAACAGGATATGGACCCTAA